One segment of Streptomyces sp. NBC_00454 DNA contains the following:
- a CDS encoding BTAD domain-containing putative transcriptional regulator, whose translation MRFTILGPVEAVAPGSDAPGLAPRHRAVLAYLLLHSGVAISTDRLIDAMWGPLPPDSARAQIQTTVAAIRRMLRASEADGMLATRPAGYVITPESGQLDLDEFTSLTARAAAVSDEPGDAADQIRAALALWRGEPLADITAHYVQSARVRLNGQLLTAVERLADLELARGRHADLIDELSVHAAANPLRERLCSQLMLALHRAGRQTDALDVARTFRATLADQQGLDPGHAFGKLEQDILQDAPGLRPPVTAPAKPQGINFLPYDVPDFTGREGELDGLIRLWSGNNGGVVTISAIDGMAGVGKTTLAVHAGHRLADHFPDGQLFIDLQAHTAGQAPLDAGAALEILLGQLGVPTQQIPASVADRAALWRSELAGRRVLAVLDNALGADQVRQLLPGSSRVLILITSRRRLTDLDGAHALSLDVLPAADALELFTAIVGQRAAAEPLAVLDVLQLCGFLPLAVRIAAARLHHRPRWTVAYLADRLRDQRRRLSELATSERGVAAAFTLSYEQLTADQQRMFRLLGLQPGRDISPEAASALAGLPLEEAETLLEDLLDAHVLTQHQLGRYTFHDLLREHALATAALQEPPGAQREALDRLFHHYLHTACAAIDHLYPEGRNRRPRIPAPDTPAWPPRDEAEAITWLDGERANLMASAQYAAEHDWLPHVGQLAATLHRYLLGHAHQADALALNGLALRAARRSGDTAAEARTLIDGGQVYFWWHGDYEQAAEHFRHALDLAREIGDQGLAASALAALGTVSTRRREYDRAHDQCAQSLVLFRELGDRGGEARCLTDLGIVHERQGRYEDAHEHHRQSLIAYRETGSRIGETVVLNNIGLLYQRQGRYDEARHHHRQALDLSRRFDFPGDEAESLNALAEAARSMGNLAEAAAEHHNALTIAREFSYRPEQARAHDGLAHVHRDVGRIDLAHDHAQQALGLYAALAVPEADEIRTFLTGLPPTPSEPEPSASTTDQPS comes from the coding sequence ATGCGGTTCACGATCCTCGGCCCGGTGGAGGCCGTGGCTCCCGGTTCGGATGCGCCCGGTCTGGCACCCCGTCATCGTGCGGTACTCGCCTACTTGTTGCTGCACTCCGGGGTCGCGATCAGTACGGATCGCCTGATCGACGCGATGTGGGGGCCGCTGCCACCGGATTCCGCCCGCGCACAGATCCAGACCACGGTCGCCGCGATCCGACGGATGCTGCGCGCTTCGGAAGCCGACGGGATGCTGGCCACGCGACCGGCCGGGTACGTGATCACCCCCGAGTCGGGGCAACTCGACCTGGACGAGTTCACCAGCCTGACCGCCAGAGCAGCGGCCGTCTCCGACGAGCCGGGGGACGCCGCGGACCAGATACGTGCTGCGCTGGCGCTGTGGCGGGGGGAGCCGCTGGCCGACATCACCGCCCATTACGTCCAGAGCGCCAGAGTGCGTCTCAACGGCCAACTGCTGACCGCCGTCGAGCGCCTGGCCGATTTGGAACTGGCCCGGGGGCGTCACGCAGACCTGATCGACGAACTGTCCGTCCACGCGGCCGCCAACCCCTTGCGGGAACGGCTTTGCTCCCAGCTGATGCTCGCCCTGCACCGCGCCGGACGCCAGACCGACGCGCTGGACGTGGCAAGAACCTTCCGGGCGACCCTGGCCGATCAGCAGGGACTGGACCCCGGCCACGCGTTCGGCAAGCTCGAACAGGACATCCTGCAGGACGCCCCCGGTCTACGGCCACCGGTCACCGCGCCGGCGAAGCCGCAGGGGATCAACTTCCTGCCCTACGACGTCCCGGACTTCACCGGACGCGAGGGCGAGCTGGACGGCTTGATCCGCCTATGGTCGGGCAACAACGGTGGCGTCGTGACGATTTCGGCGATCGACGGAATGGCCGGGGTAGGCAAGACGACGCTCGCGGTCCACGCGGGACACCGCCTCGCGGACCACTTCCCGGACGGACAGCTCTTCATCGACCTGCAGGCGCACACCGCCGGACAGGCGCCGCTCGACGCCGGTGCCGCGCTCGAGATACTCCTGGGACAACTCGGCGTGCCCACCCAGCAGATACCCGCGTCGGTCGCCGACCGCGCCGCGCTGTGGCGGTCCGAACTCGCCGGCCGCCGCGTGCTGGCCGTGCTGGACAACGCCCTCGGCGCCGACCAGGTACGCCAGTTGCTGCCCGGCTCCTCCCGTGTCCTCATCCTGATCACCAGTCGCCGGCGGCTCACCGACCTGGACGGGGCACATGCCCTGTCCCTGGACGTGCTGCCCGCCGCGGACGCCTTGGAACTGTTCACGGCGATCGTCGGCCAACGGGCGGCGGCCGAACCCCTGGCCGTCCTCGACGTCCTGCAGCTGTGCGGATTCCTGCCGCTGGCCGTCCGGATCGCCGCCGCCCGCCTGCACCATCGCCCGCGCTGGACCGTCGCCTACCTGGCCGACCGGCTTCGCGACCAGCGCCGCAGGCTCTCCGAGCTGGCCACCTCGGAGCGAGGAGTGGCAGCGGCGTTCACGCTGTCCTACGAGCAGCTGACCGCGGACCAGCAGCGGATGTTCCGGCTCCTGGGGCTCCAGCCAGGACGCGATATCAGCCCCGAGGCGGCGTCCGCGCTGGCCGGCCTCCCGCTGGAGGAGGCCGAGACGCTCCTGGAAGACCTCCTGGACGCCCACGTCCTGACCCAGCACCAGCTCGGCCGCTACACCTTCCACGATCTGCTGCGCGAACACGCTCTCGCCACCGCGGCCCTCCAGGAACCGCCGGGCGCCCAGCGCGAGGCCCTCGACCGGCTGTTCCACCACTATCTCCACACGGCGTGCGCGGCCATCGACCACCTCTACCCCGAGGGCAGGAACCGCAGGCCGCGAATCCCCGCGCCGGACACCCCGGCCTGGCCCCCGCGGGACGAGGCCGAGGCGATCACCTGGCTGGACGGCGAACGCGCGAACCTCATGGCGTCCGCCCAGTACGCGGCCGAGCACGACTGGCTCCCGCACGTCGGCCAACTGGCCGCCACCTTGCACCGCTACCTGCTGGGCCACGCCCACCAGGCCGACGCCCTGGCCCTCAACGGCCTGGCGCTGCGAGCCGCCCGCCGGAGCGGCGACACAGCCGCCGAAGCCCGTACGCTCATCGACGGCGGTCAGGTGTACTTCTGGTGGCACGGCGACTACGAGCAAGCGGCCGAGCACTTCCGGCACGCCCTGGACCTCGCGCGCGAGATCGGCGACCAGGGCCTCGCGGCCAGCGCACTGGCGGCCCTCGGCACCGTCTCCACGCGGCGGCGGGAATACGACCGGGCCCACGACCAGTGCGCGCAGTCGCTCGTGCTCTTCCGGGAGCTCGGCGATCGCGGTGGCGAAGCCAGATGCCTGACCGACCTCGGCATCGTCCACGAACGACAAGGACGTTACGAGGACGCCCACGAGCACCACCGGCAATCGCTGATCGCGTACCGCGAGACGGGGTCCCGCATCGGCGAAACCGTCGTGCTGAACAACATCGGGCTGCTGTACCAACGGCAAGGCCGCTACGACGAGGCCCGGCACCATCACCGCCAGGCCCTCGACCTGAGCCGCAGGTTCGACTTCCCCGGAGACGAGGCCGAGTCGCTCAACGCCCTGGCGGAGGCCGCCCGGTCCATGGGCAACCTTGCCGAGGCGGCGGCCGAACACCACAACGCGCTGACCATCGCTCGCGAGTTCAGCTACCGCCCCGAGCAGGC